A window from Kwoniella pini CBS 10737 chromosome 1, complete sequence encodes these proteins:
- a CDS encoding elongation factor G, mitochondrial, with protein sequence MSSLPRLSSRVRSPIITTSSSSSTLIRPAVLTRKPILASSSSLSPLGKFRSVSSVPISISSVNSKRLFTSSIRAREEEKPKEEWPERVLPVLKESDIKRLKRQRNVGISAHIDSGKTTLTERILYYTGRIRDIHEVRGRDAVGAKMDSMELEREKGITIQSAATFADWVSPPPPTELAEGATLFGTGSEEGKEKYSINIIDTPGHVDFTIEVERALRVLDGAVLVLCAVSGVQSQTITVDRQMRRYNVPRLAFINKMDRAGSNPFRVIQQLRGKLKMNAAALQVPIGAEGDFSGVVDLVRMKALYNEGVKGNQVVETDEIPETVRALVEEKRTELIEQLSEADETLCDLFLNESPITELDIAQALRRATVSLKFTPVFMGSAIKNTGVQALLDGVCQYLPDPNEVHNQALDAALPSHAPPVPLVPAAEAPLVGLAFKLEEGRYGQLTYMRVYQGELKRGSVIYNARTGKKVKVPRLVRMHSDEMEDVEAIGAGEICAMFGVECSSGDTFTDGSTTFSMTSMFVPEPVISLSIRPEGNETPNFSRALNRFQKEDPTFRVHVDSESQETIISGMGELHLDIYVERMKREYNVACVTGKPRVAFRETITEESKFNYTHKKQSGGSGQFGRVIGKLEPMEMDSDTNKDTAFENRIIGGNIPNQFIPAIEKGFQEALDRGLLTGHPISGCKFVLEDGSAHSVDSNELAFRLAAIGAFREAFQKSKPVILEPVMTVEVVAPIEFQGNVIGALNQRKGTIVDTEVRDDEFTLTAEVALNDMFGYSSQLRGMTQGKGEFSMEYKNHQPVMPNVQKDMMEAFRKKQLSK encoded by the exons ATGTCGTCCCTTCCTAGACTCTCCTCTAGGGTTCGATCTCCCATAATCACCacatcatcctcatcatcgaCCTTGATCCGACCAGCAGTATTGACTAGAAAACCTATCCttgcatcttcttcatctttatccCCTCTCGGTAAATTCCGATCTGTCTCATCTGTTCCGATCTCAATATCATCTGTCAATTCCAAAAGGCTATTTACCTCTTCGATTCGAGCgcgagaagaagaaaagccAAAAGAAGAGTGGCCAGAGAGAGTTTTGCCTGTTTTGAAAGAGAGTGATATCAAGCGATTGAAGAGACAACGGAATGTAGGAAT TTCCGCACATATCGATTCAGGTAAAACTACACTTACCGAACGAATCCTATATTACACCGGACGAATCAGAGATATTCATGAAGTAAGAGGTAGAGATGCTGTAGGAGCAAAGATGGATTCTATGGAGTTAGAACGTGAAAAGGGTATTACAATTCAGTCTGCAGCAACTTTTGCAGATTGGGtttcacctccaccaccaactgaattagctgaagGAGCAACTTTATTCGGTACTGGatctgaagaaggaaaagagaaatattcaatcaatatcattgatACTCCTGGACACGTAGATTTCACtattgaagttgaacgGGCGTTGAGAGTATTAGATGGTGCTGTTCTAGTACTTTGTGCCGTATCCGGGGTACAAAGTCAAACTATAACGGTAGATCGTCAGATGAGGAGGTATAACGTACCTAGATTGGCattcatcaacaagatGGATCG TGCCGGATCGAATCCTTTCAGAGTCATTCAACAACTTCGAGgtaaattgaagatgaatgcTGCTGCTTTGCAAGTACCCATTGGAGCCGAAGGTGATTTTTCCGGTGTTGTGGATCTTGTTCGAATGAAAGCTCTGTATAACGAAGGTGTCAAAGG AAATCAAGTAGTTGAGACCGATGAGATTCCGGAAACTGTCCGAGCACTAGTTGAAGAGAAACGAACTGAACTTATTGAACAACTATCAGAAGCAGATGAAACACTGTGCGATTTATTCCTTAACGAATCTCCTATTACAGAATTAGATATCGCTCAAGCATTACGACGTGCAACGGTTTCCTTGAAATTCACACCGGTATTCATGGGCTCTGCCATTAAGAATACTGGTGTTCAAGCTTTACTTGATGGTGTGTGTCAATACTTGCCCGACCCTAACGAAGTCCATAATCAAGCTCTTGATGCTGCCCTCCCTTCACACGCTCCTCCTGTGCCACTGGTCCCTGCGGCCGAAGCTCCATTGGTGGGATTAGCTTTCAAATTGGAAGAGGGTCGATATGGTCAATTGACATATATGAGAGTTTATCAAGGTGAACTTAAAAGAGGTAGTGTAATTTACAATGCTAGAACAGGgaagaaagtaaaagtCCCAAGATTGGTCAGGATGCATTCTGACGAGATGGAAGATGTAGAAGCTATCGGAGCTGGAGAAATTTGCGCAATGTTTGGTGTAGAATGCTCCTCGGGAGATACTTTTACAGATGGCTCAACTACCTTTTCAATG ACTTCCATGTTTGTTCCTGAACCTGTTATCTCCTTGTCAATCCGACCCGAAGGAAATGAAACACCCAATTTCTCCAGAGCATTGAACCGATTCCAAAAGGAAGATCCTACATTTAGAGTACACGTTGATTCGGAGTCTCAAGAG ACCATCATCTCAGGTATGGGAGAATTACATTTAGACATTTACGTTGAACGAATGAAGAGGGAATACAATGTTGCTTGCGTTACTGGTAAACCACGAGTTGCATTCCGAGAAACAATAACTGAAGAaagtaaattcaattacacTCACAAGAAACAATCTGGTGGATCAGGTCAATTCGGTAGAGTTATTGGTAAATTGGAACCTATGGAAATGGATAGTGATACAAATAAAGATACAGCATTTGAAAATAGAATTATTGGAGGTAATATACCCAATCAATTTATACCAGCTATTGAAAAA GGATTCCAAGAAGCTCTTGATAGAGGTTTATTAACTGGACATCCAATTTCAGGATGTAAATTTGTtttagaagatggatcTGCACATTCAGTTGATTCAAACGAACTGGCATTTAGATTAGCAGCAATTGGAGCATTTAGAGAAGcttttcaaaaatcaaaacctGTTATACTTGAACCTGTTATGACAGTTGAAGTTGTTGCaccaattgaatttcaaggAAATGTAATTGGTGCtttaaatcaaagaaaaggaaCTATAGTAGATACTGAAGTtagagatgatgaatttactTTAACAGCTGAAGTCGCTTTAAATGACATGTTTGGTTATTCAAGTCAATTAAGAGGTATGACacaaggtaaag GTGAATTCTCAATGGAATataaaaatcatcaacctGTGATGCCTAATGTCCAAAAAGATATGATGGAAGCTTTCAGAAAGAAACAATTGagtaaataa